Proteins encoded together in one Passer domesticus isolate bPasDom1 chromosome 6, bPasDom1.hap1, whole genome shotgun sequence window:
- the LOC135302034 gene encoding inositol 1,4,5-trisphosphate receptor-interacting protein-like 1, which translates to MDPMVFLFLVLKSLIQYPQPVADGLDEETRLRMEARAKLLEWERLQLEQEVEQLTQEQGKQVQLLQLLAVAVLLALVLLLWFIGWKSSQRREEDEEENHGANEEEVRNVGANEEDNVGHEHINAAAIAENNDDVANEVQDENYDLDNQVGQVIMERIQWPVQDLQRGCEWTTQLMDNYTIFFGHVLSNSFYPVLQRAIGVGSAFEGWSPREQDVVYSVLIPMTPPRGHSFHLELESEEQRHVRNFRVRVQLECTCSREQQAEDMLCFLHHPEEELRSNQEPSLLDTLCTGSYLDVQKTALWFHQLVRAVWPALPQSHNWLLTLLPSTRSCQLKVTYGKEIFRIEMLFGVRRGDSAVFVCSQPREAYTANTTWPESYAVAEVEFFQHIARQAPPDSLHLKCLQFFTRLPLGFGFSTYTMKTIVMHLLNIKTVSAWRRRNLLERMLDIINSLYVCVRAKCLNHFIVGNQRFPQDIKLPADVQRAEPYNVLHRLEQQPDAHSHALYEYDILEKWFKRILLGED; encoded by the coding sequence aTGGATCCCATGGTATTCCTTTTCTTGGTGTTGAAAAGCCTCATCCAGTACCCACAGCCCGTGGCTGACGGTTTGGATGAGGAAACACGTCTGCGCATGGAAGCGCGTGCCAAGCTCCTGGAATGGGAGAGGCTTCAgttggagcaggaggtggaacagctcacccaggagcaggggaagcaggtgcagctcttgcagctcttagctgttgctgtgctcctggcccttgtcttgctcctctggttcaTTGGGTGGAAAAGCAGccagaggagagaggaggaTGAAGAAGAAAACCATGGTGCCAATGAAGAGGAAGTGCGCAACGTTGGGGCAAATGAAGAAGACAATGTTGGACATGAACATATCAATGCGGCTGCAATTGCAGAAAACAACGATGATGTTGCAAATGAAGTCCAAGACGAAAATTATGATTTGGACAATCAGGTTGGACAAGTTATAATGGAGCGCATCCAGTGGCCTGTACAAgacctgcagagaggctgtgagtGGACAACTCAGCTCATGGATAATTATACAATTTTCTTTGGGCATGTCTTGTCCAACAGCTTCTACCCAGTCCTGCAACGAGCcatcggggtgggcagtgcctttgAAGGCTGGAGTCCCCGTGAGCAGGATGTCGTCTACAGCGTGCTCATCCCCATGACTCCTCCCCGAGGCCACAGCTtccacctggagctggagagtGAAGAGCAGAGGCACGTGAGGAACTTCCGTGTCCGCGTGCAGCTGGaatgcacctgcagcagggagcagcaggctgaggacatgcTGTGTTTCCTGCACCACcccgaggaggagctgaggagcaaTCAGGAACCCAGCCTCCTAGACACCCTGTGCACCGGCTCCTACCTCGATGTGCAGAAAACTGCCCTCTGGTTCCACCAGTTGGTGAGAGCAGTCTGGCCAGCTTTGCCTCAGTCTCACAACTGGCTTTTAACACTGCTGCCCTCCACACGCTCCTGCCAGCTCAAGGTGACCTACGGCAAGGAAATCTTCAGGATTGAGATGCTCTTCGGGGTGCGGAGAGGTGACTCAGCCGTCTTTGtgtgcagccagcccagagagGCCTACACAGCAAACACAACCTGGCCCGAGTCGTACGCTGTGGCAGAGGTTGAGTTCTTCCAGCACATTGCCAGGCAGGCCCCCCCTGACAGCCTGCACCTCAAATGCCTGCAGTTCTTCACCCGTCTTCCGCTGGGCTTTGGCTTTTCCACctacaccatgaagaccatTGTCATGCACCTGCTCAATATCAAAACCGTCTCAGCGTGGCGCAGGAGGAACCTCCTGGAACGAATGCTGGATATCATCAACAGCCTGTACGTATGTGTGCGAGCAAAATGCCTCAACCACTTCATTGTGGGCAACCAGAGGTTTCCTCAGGACATCAAGTTACCCGCTGATGTTCAAAGGGCTGAGCCATACAATGTCCTCCATcgcctggagcagcagccggATGCCCACAGCCATGCGCTCTATGAGTACGACATTCTAGAAAAGTGGTTCAAAAGAATCCTTCTTGGTGAGGATTGA